In the Pocillopora verrucosa isolate sample1 chromosome 4, ASM3666991v2, whole genome shotgun sequence genome, AATGTTATCTAAAATCGGCACTAGAATTTCTGGAGCTATCTGTCGTGTCGCCGTTtcaatgaaaatcaagaaaactcgataattttctttcttcagcttAAATATTGTGTCACTCGATAGTCGGTTATGTACTTGTGCTTTCGTTGGTTAATctgaaattttctcaaaaaagaggaaaaacaaagcaatttgtCAGTTTGCATCGTGTCCAGGGGAGAATCTATTAACATCTTCACAGCACTCCCGAGGTAACAGTTTGATCTCCGTTGGTCGTTGAGTCAGTAATTCATTTCACTAAACTGAGAAAGGGAAAGAATAGACACTTCCAGTTTTAATATGAAGAACATTCGACTGCATTACATAGTTTCTTCACGTTCTCTGGCAGTTGCGATATATCATGTTTGGGATTTATATCATGTTTGGGATTTCATTATATGGGAACATAACAACTACAAATGAAAATGCAACGAATTTGTTTGTGCACACGAAGTGTTGATGATTGAAGTGCAAACTAAAATGAGCGAACTGTtgttgtttaaatatttttcaagtagTCTCTCTCTCACTGGCTAACTATTGTCATCAATTAGAACGTCAACACATGGAGCCatcaaaaggaaaatgtcaaCGAAAACTTCTAATTGATTATTATAGTTTGCCAGCAGGGAAAGAACCATCAATCAAAAATGGTAATAGGTGATCAAAACAGCTTGCCTATCGCCGAGAAGAAAGGGAAGTTCTGATGGAAATAGATTTTATATCTaaggtaagaaaaaataatttttaaggttatGAAAAAGTAAGCAATATAGATAAGACATTCTCAACACCCTTAGTTGGTCTATTTACTTACTCTTTAGCCAAACAGCATTGATACCTCACAATATAAGTAAAATAATCTGCCCGCACAGAGTGAACTGCATTTAAAGGAACACATTATCGATTTCAGTACAATCTTCGCAAGTACAataccattttttaaaataaaatgtttatcacTGCAACTCGTGgaagaaatcttaaaataaccCAAAACACGTTGCTCATAATTTCTTCCATAGAGTGGCTCTTCAAACAATAGATTTGTTCAAAACAGAGCCTTTAACTCGCTTGAATTTGGAGcgacaaaattttaattagaatttcaaaataaacaatggGTGTTAAGAGTATGTATCAGTGGTAATACAAATCATATCTTGAGTGAGAATTATTAACATTTACAACGGGAAATGACATTTGTGATAAAAAGATATAATTGAGGCagttaaaaagaaatctttctttCGGATGCAAATCTTATCTTCCGAACATCCCGAGCCAAAAATGGAATTATGGAACTTTCCAAAGAGTGACAGTATCGATGTAGAGTCAATGTCCAACTCCAGTGGCGTTATTCTCAAAGAAGGTACGATATACATGTTAATCAAGCACATCTGAACACGCTATTACGGTGCGTCAATCCACTTACTGAATAACCATCCTTTAAGAAGATGAACATATCAGGTACATATTGCACCTTTAAGAGAAATATGGTCTattagcttttttaaatttctatcaAATGGAGCTTCATggctgaaaattgaaaatatgccAAAATATATGCTTGAAGACTTCACTTCTAGTAACGGAGCCACAGTTCTTACGAGTACCTGAACGTATACCCGAGGATGGGAAAGTTAGAAAAGCAAGAGGAATATACTGTAACACTTTTAAGGTATGAAATCATGTTCTCTCTTGTTTGTAAACTCACATGTTACCAGAAATATTTACTTCTTTACCCTCTAGGGAATGCTACAAGGGATAGTGGAAAGGAACAAGGTCATTTGAATCTGGTGATGTATGTGGCCTACACCATCACATTTCTGTCATCTTTATTCGGCAACTCAGTTATCATTTATATCATTCGAACAGATAACTCCTTGAAGACCACGACAAATTATCTGGTTATGAACCAAGCATGTGTCGATATTTTTATAACATTGTCTGAGCCAGTGAATTTCCTTTATCACAGTTTCACAGGCAGCCTATGGCTTAGGGGCGTTATAGGTTTAATAACTTGCAAGGCGTATATGACGTCTGTATACTCATTGCCTGACTTTTCAGTGTGGATCCTTGCAGTGATTGCTGTTGACCGCTTTTACGCAGTAGTTCTGCCTTTAAGACAGTCACCTGTATCTCAGCATTTAAAGAAAATCATGTTTGTTCTCTGGTTATGGTCTCTCGCTTGGTCGGTACCCATCGTTATCGGTGAGAACTTTATAAAAGTTGGACAATCCTATTATTGCGATTTATATCGTCTTGTAAATAAGTGGACCATCCTTAACGATATACATCTCGCTGTGGGTGTCTTGTTACCTTTTCTAGTAATAGTCTGTCTTTACACGGCAGTGTGCTACAAACTTTGGTCACGTAAAGTGCCAGGAGAAGGAGCCAATCAGATCGAGGCTCAGAGAATAGCAAAAAGAGTCACCGTAATGATGATTGCGGTGGTAGTATTGTACGCCTTATGCTGGTTcactttgtttacatttttcttcttaaattcTCACCATTTTCTACAGTTAAATGGAATACTACTTTTCTTGGTTATGTGGCTACCATCTCTCTTCAGTGGCCTCAATCCTTACGTTTACCTCACATTTAGTCAAAATTTTCGCAAGGCCTGTAAAAAGATATTGTCAAATTGCCGTTTCCCACCTCAAGACATACATATTTCTGTTTGTTCACAACACATAGAACTAAAACAGAGGTAAGAACATGTAGCTTAATAGCATACAAACATGAAGGGCGACGTTGCTGAATAAAGTTCACATTGCCTTTGTATACCGAAATCACATTAAAGTTGTTGAGTATAATGTTTTCCCTGTTGCTTGTTTCTTGTGTCATTAGTACTGACAAAATGGGAAGGCATGCGTTATTGTTGTTACAGTGGGAATTTCAGTTGGGTATTAGGTGTATATTCgactaataaaaaaaagaaatctgaaaaaaggaTCTTAATagataaaaacagcaaaattctCAGGAACGTGAAGCGTATGAGATCCACAAGCCCGCACGGCTTGAAAAACAAGGAACAGCAGACATAGCATAGGGTTCTGTCCAAAAAGTAATGAGAACGAACATCCACAAAGTCTTAAAGACCGTGTCATGTTTAGTCCCGGCACTGAGTGATAACTTTATATCAAGAGTGCAAGACTGacaaattttcttacaaaaaaatttcgatCGCTACTAAAGTCAACACGATTTAAAGGTTCTATGCATAAAACATCAgtggtattaaaaaaattttgcagCGTGGTTACAGCACCTACCCTTCCTTTAAAGACATTACATTTCTGtcacttttaattttataaGAAACAACCTGCGTCATCCCTTGCCTTGGCCACCCAGTCGATCGACATTTCGGAATGCACTATAATGGAAAAGGGAATAGGGTACGTTGTTTGTAGTTAGAGTAGAACTAATTATCAAACGACAGACACCACCAGCAAAGAGCGTAATTGCTTATATAGGATTCAGTTAAATGAAACTTATGGTTTCAGTAAACAAGAAACACTTTATAGAACAGCAAGCTATAAGTGATTCTACAGCGACTCCCTTTCTCTCTGCTTAaggagataaatgaaaaaaattattcaagtaGGGGTTTGCACGATTTGTCCATATCCCTTTTTAAAGACTATAGATCAAAGCTGTCTACATTATTTAGCTTCCAGATTTAACTAAGTCTTGAATTATTCGTTTACTgccatttcttttacatttttattttcagatatGTAGTAAGAGTCTAGTACAAAGAACGGGAAGTTTTGGTATTATAAAAAGTCGCCAACATTTAACCTTCGTTTCGATTTACTTTCCGATGATTCAACTCGAGTTTCATTTACACTATAAAGCTTTTGACAAACATCGTACCTTGTTTGAAATTGTGAATACAAAGGTACATctattgtaattaaaattcaagcCAGCtttaaacgaaaataaaaatattgtaaacCATTGCTATCACTGAACAGAAAACGAAAGTTTTTCACTCAACCTGTCCTCTTGAAAATATTGCCGGATTTTATCTTCTCAGATTGACCAAAGGAACTGAACTCAAAGGTAAGAAAAACTTGTAACGCAATACTATTACTGATTAAAACAAGAAACGAAGCTTCACATAGATAGTGTGTATAATCTGAAGCTCTTAACTGAGCCTAGTATCCTTTTGACGAGTTAACTCTTTCATTTGTGGTACATTGCCTTCcggttaaatttttcaaaccataCCCAAACAGAAATTATATCGCCCTTAATATCATCCAGACTTAACTCTGGCAAAGAACCCTTAAACAACCAAGG is a window encoding:
- the LOC131772944 gene encoding substance-P receptor-like produces the protein MSNSSGVILKEGNATRDSGKEQGHLNLVMYVAYTITFLSSLFGNSVIIYIIRTDNSLKTTTNYLVMNQACVDIFITLSEPVNFLYHSFTGSLWLRGVIGLITCKAYMTSVYSLPDFSVWILAVIAVDRFYAVVLPLRQSPVSQHLKKIMFVLWLWSLAWSVPIVIGENFIKVGQSYYCDLYRLVNKWTILNDIHLAVGVLLPFLVIVCLYTAVCYKLWSRKVPGEGANQIEAQRIAKRVTVMMIAVVVLYALCWFTLFTFFFLNSHHFLQLNGILLFLVMWLPSLFSGLNPYVYLTFSQNFRKACKKILSNCRFPPQDIHISVCSQHIELKQR